In the genome of Bacteroidales bacterium, the window CGGGGATATATGTTCCGTTACCGTTTTTCTGTCTTGTAAAATCAAAGAGAGCAAAAGCATTTCTGTTTTGGGTTAAATATTCTCTGGCAATCTGATTGATGTCAAGCCTTGCAAGGTCAGTTTCTTTGGTAAAAAAAGCCTCTGAAAACAGTTGCCAAAGTGGTTTATTCTGTCCTTGTATTTTCAGGAACAGGTATGTTTCAATAGCTTCAATTTGCGTATCACGCAAATGTCCTTTGTCTCGGATATATTTAACCAAATCACGAATGGTGCAGTCGTCAGACTGCAACCATTCGTTTTTCTTTTGTTGTATGATATAATGAAGCATTACTTTTTCTTGTATTTAATTTTTTGTTCCGCTGCTTTCAGCACTTTATTAGCCAAATTCTCGTCTTGTATTTCATCAGCAACTTTGTCACTCAGCCACGCAACCAAAAGTTCTTCTTTGTCTAGCTTGTAGAATTTGGCAAATTTTAACACCTGTTCTTTGGTCGGTTTTCTGTCTCCCCGTTCAAACTTGCTGATGATAGCTTGGTCAATTTCCATTTCGGCAGCTACCTGTCGAAGGAACAATCCTTTTTCTTCTCTTGCTTTTCTGATTATGTCACCGAAGCTATTCATAAGACAATATATGTTTTGACAATACTGGTCAAAAATAAGTATTATTTTCCGATTGTTAGTCCGTGCGTTGGAAAAAATTTAGCTCTTTTGGTTTTGCGAAGGGTTGGCTTTGTGGGTAGGGCAAAACCAAATGTGCATTTTGTGCGGTTGGCATAGAATTTCAAAATTTTTGTACGGTGGGAAAAACAATCAAAATACAGAAGCGTAGGCAATGAGGGTTGGCTTACTCGTTGTCCGTTTATTGTATCGTTTCTATGTCTGTGTTCACCTGTCAAAAGGTTTACTTTTTCTCAATTTTTAGTCGTCCGTGTCTGTTGTGTTGTGTCGTTTTACGCTTGCTGGCAACTCGTTTATAAGTATGATAAAACCATACAATACTTCCTAAATTAGACGGA includes:
- a CDS encoding helix-turn-helix transcriptional regulator; translated protein: MNSFGDIIRKAREEKGLFLRQVAAEMEIDQAIISKFERGDRKPTKEQVLKFAKFYKLDKEELLVAWLSDKVADEIQDENLANKVLKAAEQKIKYKKK